The DNA region tttatctctGCTTCCATTCAGGAGTTTAACACACTTGATGTCATACTTTCAAAGAagaagtaaatttttttatgactttTGCATGAGATGAATagaataaatgttaaattaccATAAGCGTTGAAATTCTTAAATACCCCATTCGACTTcgaaaattttgctttttttatatacaatttTCGTAAAAAAATGTTCATAAAATTAACTTGTTGCAGCAATTAAAGGGCAAACCGTTTTAATTTCATGCTTCCTTGATTTCATGTAATCAGGTAAATCCACAAAATATTACTTTGTTATAGTTaaaaaccaaattaaaaattggGATAAGCAATTTATGACAGTTTATGGCAGTTTGTGACAATTTTACCTCTAAAATTAGAGGTTAAATTGTCaacataaatttttatgtgtacatttttttagtatttctgTTCTCTCCAGAATTGAATACTGTCATTAGAGATCATGTTTATTACTGAACATGCAGCTAGCTAACTGTTAGTGGCGGGTGGTCAAAGACCTGTAAAAacagttaaagtaaaaaaaaaaaattgttgacaatTTAACAAATAATATTTCCTTGTTCTAAAAACCATTAGTGATAGTTTTAAAATGTCTAGCTAGGGGTTAACGTTTGTGGGTTTTTAGCCACATTAAATGCTATAATTTTAAACCAAGTTGGACAAAgtgttttcacatgtttttaacttaattttcagATAAAGTTCTGACATTTCAAGGTCATAATATTTATCAAGGAAGAATAATCTTGGCCACAAACAGTCAACAGCTCAGCCAGGCCCCCTTCAATACCATCTAAGGTATAGACAAGCGAAAAGGGACAAACACAAGAAGGTAAAGACATTTTCATTGACAATAATAGCGATAGTGCTAAGTTATAGCTAAAATTGTTCATGAAtgatatttctttatttctggccattttaaacctttaaaattttaaactaaaaaaatttttttttgtgtccTAATGGTGTTTTGTTGGTGTTATGCTCTCTTTAAAAAAGGTTGATGCACCTAGAATAATGTCATTGTTTAAACCTGTCAAATCTTGACaagaataataattttttaattgccgggtaaagttgtttttagaatgtctcacgatgtcattttttttctctataagATAATTAATATCACAGAAGTAATAAAGTTTCcattcaaaagttttttttttttaaatgactcCAATGTTTTCCTTAATAAAATTTTCtctattaataattttttgtgtaGATATGCAGGTTTAACagctacacaattttaaaattatattaaacaggtaaaaaaaataaatgtaagaACTATTGGATAAACAACATTTGTATCAGAAACAAGCTCCCCACAAATCTAAGTCtgtgttataattttttaaaaaattacaggCCAAGGCTTGTTGATCCTGGTTGAGGAAAAGGCAGATATTATTGCTCATTGTAGTATTAGAACATTTctgtttgaaaaatatttgtttataacATATATTTTACCCTTTTTACAAAAAACTCTAATGACTTGGCTAAGCCATTGTTTTTACCTAAATGTTTCTAATATTATCTATCTAATTGTAAGACTTGGTGAAGTGTATAAAATACTCTAAGCAACTCCTTGGCAATTAATATTGCAATTTAGCCTGTAATTTATATTGGTTTGAATAAGTGATGAAATTTTTCCTATTCAatcatattttatattttgtaggtATATGTACTTTTACTACAATGAAATCTTTGATTGATCTCCCATGGGAAGatattttatgtaaacatgTGCTcccatttataaatttaaaagatgTACACCAGTTACAGTGTGTGAGTAGAGCTTTTTATGACATTGTAGAACTTTATCTGCAAGAGTATTGCCAAGAATTAGATTTTACTACTTATGGTGGTAAAAAGTTCTTTAGCAGCAGTGTTTTtcgaaaaataatgaaaaacaagacaaacttgtgttttttaaacttAACGAACTGTAAAAGTTGGGTAACTGATAACTGCATTGTCCCTGTCCTGCAAAGCAACAGCAAAATTACTTGTCTTATTTCACCGGATTGTTACAATCTAACAGATTTATACTTCTCTTGTATTGCTTATGAGCTGCAACTATTGCAAAAGTTAGACCTGTCATATTGTAGACAACTACCAAATGAATCATTGTGTTTAATCGGGGAAAAATGCAGTCAATTGCAGCTATTAAACGTGTCCGGTTGTTGGAATATCAATGACTTTGCGATCAACTGCGTCACTAGCAACAATAGAAATTTGCACGTTTTACAGATTGAGTTATGTTATGCTGTTACAAGTGTGTCGATTTCTAAACTTGCAAAAAACTGTTTGAAACTACAGCTACTCAACATAAAGGGTTGTTGGAGAGTTAAAGACATTGCCATCAAATTGATAGGTGAATATTGTAAACAATTAAAGGAGTTGCATGTTAGAGATTGCACTAACATTACTGAGATAAGTCTTGCAAGGTTGCGACCACGAAATGTtattattgacagaaaatcaCCTCATTATCTGTTGAATTCAGATAATGCTCacaaaattttgttgcaaataTGAGTATGAGCATAACATAATAATTAAAAGTCTGAGATATAATCTAgcatttttatttgcattttaaaatacattgtTGTACAGCTATGAGCATTTTTTAATTAAGGCTTACACATTTGTCTTAAAAgatgttaataaaatttttttctcttgttttgCATTAGTTTAAGCAAGTGTTGGTTTATTTATAATATACATAAAACGCAGTCCAAAAGCCTACTTTGCTGTAGAATGTACTTTAAAATGGAAACgtttgtaattaaaaaaaaacacagaatatcattttttggtttaaaatttttaggatttttcgGATTAGATTTTGAAGTTAAGAGCCTGATAACTTTTTTTCTCACACAAAATACGCCTCTATTTAATTTTCTCACAAGTGAAGCAGGCTGGACTTTGAACCCCCATTCTTAGTAGTGAAGCCGACAAAGAGCGCCTAACCCTCTAGCTATTCTTGAATGAAAGGTTGTACCCCTTGCTGTGCTATTTCTAAGAGAACACTTCCCACAAAATATTTTACGTTGCGCAATAAGAAAGATGGTGTATATACTGGAAGCAgcttgaaattaaaaataaaaatcatggaGTATTTTAATATAGCATGTGATTATATGAATgtccaaaaatgtaaaaaactgtATGCTAAACATCACTGTAGGTTTTTGTGACTAGATCAATGTTTTAAATTGCATTGAGATCTTTCCCTCTAGCCTTCGGAAATGTTCTTTTAGTATTATTGACAGCTGTTGAATTTGATTGTTACACACAACGTAACTTTTTGCATGTAAGGAAAAGAGGAGAGCTATATGTAAGGATTAGGGGAGATACATTTAATCTCTGTTAGCAATCATGTTAATGCTCTACTTAAAGCTATTAACTTTTTGCAGCAATGAATATCaagacatgcattttttttacaattcatGACCTTTAAGTTGTACTTGACAGaacaaaaaagatattttgaaaTATGTATACCTATTAACTTTTTCGATTACGAAAACATAAAGGTTCTTTAgatctaaaaatgttttaagtcaGGAAAGTTTGACTGTctgctttttttaacaaatatgtCTTTCATCTGGtcaatattttctttcatttagATACTGTAAATAATGCttctgaaattaaaaaagtaaatatattttaaaaaatggataAGCAGCAGCAACAACCATTTTATGGCGAGTCTTCTCATTCCCATCTTCCTCCGATGTCATCAACCCAATTTACTCAACAATCTCCATTATATCAACTTCAGAGACAGATGAGCGATTCTTATACTCAGGACAGACACCAGCAGCATTTAAATTACCCGCCATATAATGTTCTATCACCGGTACAACCTTTTAACCAAATGTTTACTAATAATTCTCAAAATTTTAACCACAGTAACAATCAAATGTATGGTCCAATGTCGGTAAATCCGAACATGACTAGATACCCTGGTTTTGATAATCAACAGGAACTTTATCCAAACGGAATGACTACGTTGCAAAAAGGACTTTCATTAAACAAGAATAATTTTGATAACGCTGATCTTAGCATGTATTCCACACAAAACAATCAGTCTATGATGGGACAGATGCCAATGTCAAATTTTCCACAAAGAAATATTCCACAAGAAAATTCCTATTTAAGCATGCTTTCGACATCAGTAAGCCCTGTGCAATTAAATAACGAAACACCTCAAGCTCTCTATTCGAAATCTTTAATGCAGCGCTTAACGAAGAGTGGCAGTAGTACATATGATTATCATGCTGACCAAAATTTTCATAATGGCAGTAACAGGTTAGATGAACCGCTTGTTGATAATAAaggaaaaagaaactttttaatgCAGCAGTTGAGAAAAAAAGCGGAACAACCTAAAGCAGATGTGGTGTCAAACCAGTTAGCACCAGAAAAAGCTCATGCAGATTTACCTGCTGATCCCAGTGAACCACCATTTTTAGGATCAGCCGAAGATTTGGATATGATGGCGAAGAATCTTATGGATGAAGTTGATGGTGTAAGTAACTATTAATTTTTAGTAAAACTTTTCTCTCCTCTGTAAGTTATAcatgtgaaattttgaaattcttttcatcaaaaaaaaaatacttgtacAAGTGTTTAGAGCTGAAAGAGAGGATGCAAAAGATGGTATTATATATGTTCAATATATTAGTAGAATATTAGATTTAGATAAACAACCTTTAATTGGCATTTTTTACTGATGTCAGCATTTCTAATTTGATTTTCATTGCAATCGCTTGAGAGAGGATAAGAGTTGTTTTGAAAATTgttcggttttcttttttattatttactgtCAAGAAGATATTTCATGTTGTTGTTCAAATTTGAGTCATcacaaaacattaattttttctcTCTGAATATTCCAGACCTTTATTTATAATATTGGATTTTTAAGACAGCaaagttatttctttatttcgcCAAAATGTCAGTGGTTGCACGGTAGTCTTTAAATATGTTGATTCTTTCAAGACACCAGTTTGGTGCAATCTGTGCAGATGCACCAAGTTTTGGTGTCGATTGTGGTATAACCTACACACTGGGGATTTCTATTATAATTTTTTGCCAATACGTACAAAGCACTGCATTTCCATGAATAGTATAAAGCTTTTCTCCCACTTAAGAACAAATTGATTTTATATGAAATGCGAAATGCAAAATAATGACATCCTGAAATAGCTATACTAAAAATTGCTGTTATCAATCACAATTATAGAACTactataaaaatttatataaaatgttaaaagCGCCAATTGAATGGCATTTATAATCCTATATACCTTactaaaaaactttattatatTATACATAACTGCTGGAACTTTGAAGTCCCGTTCAAGCTCTTTTGTATAAAATCAACATATTTTCAGGTGAGAGATATGTTTTTATGTGGTACACCTCTCATTACCAgtcttctttctttcttttagctAACGTTCGATTCATTTCAAGAATTTCTTGGTAGTCCGCTGCTTACATTAGGACAAGGAATCATGCATTCACCCATGTCAGTTGAATCAAACAAAACAGACTCCTCCTCGGGCTCGCTGAAAGACTTGAGAAATTTGAGATCTCTATCGCTTGTAGTATCACCTACAAGCGCAGACGCAAATGTAACGTTCTCTGCGCCGGTGACACCATCGGATGTCATAGTGTCGCCTACGTGCGATAAATCAGAGAAAAAGAGTCAGAATAAAACTGTGAAACGTACTGTAAAAAAGAAGCAGTCTTTAGAAGAGTgtcaaaaaacaattaataaatCGAGTATAATTCCAAAAAACAAAGACTTTTCAAAGCCGCTAAAGGAGATAGTTCCACAAAATGTATCACCGTTTGAGAACGATAAGGATGACGTGTTTAAAAGAGACAATCTAAACACAGCAAACTTTATGAGTTTAAAGGCTATACACAACCCCTACCCAGATGGAAAACCGCCGTCTTTCATTCACCGTTCGATGAGCACGCCTGGACTGGATATGGGTACAAAAAACACGAGGCAAACCCGCCGAACTATTCGCAAAAGTGATAGCGATGGTTTGCTTAAAGTGGCGCGAGTTAATCCTCTGAAGATAAACCGGAAAATGACCGGCCACGAAAACTTAACACCACGCAGTGCGTTTAGTCCACCCAGTGTTGATGGCGACATACAAAGTGATAAAACAATAGATTTTAGTAGCGATATAAAATACGAAGCTGATCCTACGCAATCCATTAAGGGTTTATATTTCGAGAATAAAAGCTTCTACAAAATACGTAAAAACTTACGCGAATTAGCGTCACTACGGTCGGAAACGGCCCGCAGTTTTCCACCGGGTAAATTTTCTCAGAAGTGTTCTAAACTTTTTCTCAATCAGTTGATGAGCATGAAACCTGACAAGTGGGTTTTAAAAAGTGTCGAACCAGATGTAAAAAATGACAAGGATATCAACTTGAAAAGTTTCACGGAgaggaaaattaaaattttagataatatTTCACAGGAATATGTAAGTTGCTTTCAATGTTTTGTTTCTCTTCTTGTCTTTCGCTGTTAGAATGCAAAATCTTATTGGTAACTTAGGATTCAACTATCTGTTCTCTAGAaagatttaaaagttttgtaaataaatcaacttctttttttctgCGCGTGATGTAGCAAATATGatatttttatcgactttgtTGCGACTGGTGAAATCCTGTGGAATTTAATAAACCGAAAACCGGATTTTTTTCTCTGATTAACAATAGCTGCCCACAGCTTTGTCATAGTAAAATTGCTTATCTTATAATTTTTATCCctacaaattattatttttttgtgctaTACTATATCTAAAAATTAAATCCACCCCCTTTATTTTTCAAGTATATTTGGTAGCAAAAACAATCCGGTGGATTTTGAGTTAAATTAAGATTTTGTatcatgaaatattttttgctagAGAAGTATGCACACTGATAATTTGTGATGTATCTGTCTGAGGTTAAGTCAAGATGATATCCTGTTCTGCTTTAGATCTCCGAATATATTGAACCTTCCGACGCTCAACCATTCACCTATCTCAGCGACgatctaaataaaaaacaacagccATCAGAGAAACTCATGAACCTGCTAACAGATAAGAAAATATTAAGTCCTGTTCAAAAGGACTCGTGCAGTATAAAAGTGCTTTAACTTTatggaaattgaaaaaaaaaagaaaatatatttctatgTACATAAAACGTTATCGTCACCTTTCATTTGATCTGATTGGTGTTCGAAAGTATTTGGTTTAATTATATTCGTatttatgttgttgttattgtcgtgCTCATCAATATCGTTGCGGTTGTGTCGTTGTTATTGTCGTCATTTTGTCGTTGTTTTTGTCGTTGTTTTTGTCGTTGCTTTTGTTGTTTATTGTCGGTCAGAGTTGCCACACCTCCTCTTCAATTCTCctccattttaattttacaaattgTTAGATACTTTTTTTTATGGCAAAACATGCTATATTTGTACAGAAATACTTTGTTTTTCGCTAATTTTGGAAAGATCTAAAATTTCCTTTCTTTAAGAAAACACAATTATGTTCTCAAAACAGTTTGAAAATTCTCAAGAAAACtcttcaaatattcttaaatgtaTTCTTAAATCTAAAAGTGGCAaacatgttgttgttgttgttgttgttttgtggtGATGTCGTTCTCACACATGcttcatttcattttttcaacatATGAATTATATATCACTGTCCAGAAACACATCTATATCTTCATCTGTTCTGCTGAAGTTAGCCTTCTACGGCGGTCTGTTTCTTTATAAGCCTTATCGGATATGTTTCTATCTCAACTACAAACATTCAATGCTATCTCATACTTTTTTCAACattagaattttattcctttaaTCCATAAATTTAGCAGTTTTTGGACCTGATCGCCGAAAATCAATTTCGCAGAATCTccctatatttttaaaaactaaaataaaaaaattgagattTGAGTAAAATGGGTACAGATTgatccaaaattttattttgaagaaagaaaaaacacgtCAATTCACAATTATTTTTCGTAAGCGACACGTTCAGCCTTTTGTTCACTTATAAGCAAGCCTTCTTATACCAgtaccttatttattttttcgtttCGTCCACTAAAATTAAGTTTGTATATATGAATATTTCCCGGTTGCGGTGTTTTGATGGAATTTGTCAATTATTTCGGTTACGTATCataacttttattattttattcggTCATGTACATAGCAATATAAAGAACTTCAAAAACTGTTGATTTCTTTGATCAACTTTTCCAGTTCCCAGAGTATTTTGCCTTCCAAGAGAGTATTTCCACCCCTTAATCATGGTCTAAGAAACCGAGGTTTGGTCTGTtttcatagaaaaaaaatcgtCAAGACTATGTTTCACGATGCGGAtagatatacaaaaaaatatattccgGAAAATGTGTCCAGGCGAACTGGAAAAACTGACttacaataattttatttcagaaGTATTTCAAGGAAAAACTGTAGCGTTTGTTTACCTTTTAATGTGTTTGTATCACAGCGAAATCATGTCACTTTTTGCATGCGAACGAAATCATATCGGATTAGGTCAGTTTCGTTGGTCAGACACACGATGAAACGAAAGTTGACTTCCAACCTCAATGTATCATATCGTGTAAAAAGCATTGTGTTTTGCACCCTCCTCCCTCCTACTCTCTTAGCTCCTTTTAACCCTAAAGACGCTCCCTCTCCCATCATCTAAAAGTGACTAAAAATCAAGAAAGACAGCAGGATCGGTCAGACAACACAAGACGTGGTTTGGGCAACAAATAAATATCGACTATGACAGGGTGACAACTCGTCGGGGTTTTGAATTGAATATGAAAGGaaaaatgaagtaaaaaaaaaaactgaaaaataatttttccacTTTTTTAGTCATGTTTGTTTTTACTCTTTCTGGTTATTGAAAATAAGGAAAACGGTACAATCCAAGTCCAAGAGCCGATGGGCCAGATTAAATTAGGCCCCAACCCCGACCGCAGGGCTCTTTTAACTGTTTGACAACGTTGTCCCAATttcaaacagtaaaaaaattgctCTGGGACGAAGATGATTTTTCCCAAAATACTtacgtaatgcttcgaataaacacccggggcgtttattaaattttttgacattttggggagcgtctattcgaggggagCGCCTAAAAGAGGGgtgtttattaaattatttacaCTTCGTCTTTTTTGCAGTTGTTAAGTATACCTATAATGtatatatcttcacaacagaaaataaaagatattcacatgttttagaGAATGAACCTCAAAAccgaaaaactaaatttccgaccttaaacctaagatttaggaTAAAATtaagtaagtatacttttactatcgcctcGAATAAACGCTCCTTGAGGGAGGGGCGTCTATTAGAGGGGGgtctttatttataaaataactGAAAAAGAGGGGCGCCTATTCGAGGGGGGCGTTCAATAGAagtgggcgtttattcgaagcattacggtaactTAGTTCTCAAGGGTGGCGATAGCAGCTTTTaacctcgtcccaggttcttttggcccctgagccgtttttACAAAGTGGCCAgccttcatcaacaaggcaaaatgccctgggaacgggGTTGAGCAGCTTTGAAATCAAGTAACACACCTAGAGGAAGAGAAAGACGTCTATTCTATAAATATATGATAGTAAATCGTATATTTTCGCATATGAAACAAGAAGCTATAATATTTAAAAGAGTATTTGTTCACTTATAACAGTGACTGCCTTATCGGGTAAATCGGTAAAGatttttagtcactttttgctgcctaaattttaaaataacagaaaactaaaattattttagaaaacacgtgaacattaaaaaatatttattttgataaaacaaTGTCAACTTAAAATGTAAATTGAGAATCTCAAAATTTGTATCATCTTGTTTGCAAGTTTTACgatgcaacaaaaaataaaagaaaacatcttaattgataaaagttaaaaaagtcgaTAAATTTGAAGGTCGGTCAATATATTGGCCTGTGAACAATACAAGACCTGAGCCAAAACTTAGTTACCTGAAGGTATATCTCATTTAAAAGTGCCATGATCCAGTAAGCCGAAAAAATGCACCAGTATGTATTTATAGTTTGAGCATTCCCTAGGTAAAACCCTTCTGAAACCTTTGTAGGGCTTCTAATTTTTTCTCTAGAACTGCAAACGGTAGATCATCAgttatctacattttttcttaaatttcccGCACTaataagtttttcaaaatgtttaaaccTTGTGTTTAATTTTACGATCGACGAAACAATTATTTCTGCGTTAATAAAGGTTAGTTCACATCGATGCTTTTATtaataaatgtatttctcaatattttcatagttttttttctcattttttttagtGATGGCATTTATTTCTAAACATCTACTAGCTATACTTAAGAAAGGCAGACTCCGATGACAGCAGTTCACATTCTATCAAGGCACTGCCAGTTAAATATAATATTCGTTTTATTTTCTTCCTTTGCTTTGAAAGGTTATGTtgatgtttaaaattaaaatctattTTAAACAATGGATTTTGAGTTTAACATGAAATAAAGCTAATTAATTTGACTATCCCGCCAATAGGTTTAACTCTAAGCTCATAAAGTAAATGCTTATTGCTGTGATAAACCTGCACATTTAATTCACAGTTGTTACTAAACGTTTTAAAGAGTGCCACAGCTGGCATAATTACTTGTTTTATGGTTATGGGTGAACAAAGGCTTAACTTTTCATCAGTGTagattcaaatttcaaaatgactcatttgaaaaacattttgtttaaagATTACTAATAAAACTTATTCGCAAAGAAAATTACATTAAAATGTCAAGTAAGATTCCAGTTTAAATTACATATACTAATAACATATACTAATAAgatacttttaaataaaaattacaatataTTAGgtgcacaaaaaaaataatgtacttatatatatatatctgttTTATAAGGAACCAGAATTTTTAGGCAGCCTTGCAGTTCCTTAAAGAGGATTTCCACTTAGAGCAAAACAGATTGAAGCGGACaagaaaaatactaaaatttgattggctatctaattattctattttttacagttttttttcttctgtctgTATGGAAAGTTAAAATGATTTCAACTTTTAGTTTGGATTAAAGCAAATCAGAATGGCAAATTTATTGACTAATAAGATCCTAGAAATGACAATTGTCAGTtttttttaagtggaaatccaCTTCAAATCCAGAGCCTACCTTTGATTTAtatcataaataaaaataaaatagttgaATTTCCTTTTTAGACTCAATCATGAATCATTTGAGCCTCATTGTTTCTCAATAACATTCCCTTAAGAATTTTAACACAGAGCCTCAGCTCCTTATAAAAAACTCTCATATAAAAAAGTGCATCACTAATACATGTGCAAATTCATTGCCAGTATTCTGATCATGATAaggttttcatttaaaaaataaaaataaagtaaaaataatatatacatcTTTCTCTTCATGACAAAGTAGGAAATTAGAATACAAGTCTGAAACCTTTTTGGTGTTTACTTAATTTTAACACTGCAGATTATAAAAGATTTCAAATTATAAATCAAGTTTAGTTATAGccgaaagaa from Hydractinia symbiolongicarpus strain clone_291-10 chromosome 6, HSymV2.1, whole genome shotgun sequence includes:
- the LOC130647057 gene encoding F-box/LRR-repeat protein 15-like, which gives rise to MKSLIDLPWEDILCKHVLPFINLKDVHQLQCVSRAFYDIVELYLQEYCQELDFTTYGGKKFFSSSVFRKIMKNKTNLCFLNLTNCKSWVTDNCIVPVLQSNSKITCLISPDCYNLTDLYFSCIAYELQLLQKLDLSYCRQLPNESLCLIGEKCSQLQLLNVSGCWNINDFAINCVTSNNRNLHVLQIELCYAVTSVSISKLAKNCLKLQLLNIKGCWRVKDIAIKLIGEYCKQLKELHVRDCTNITEISLARLRPRNVIIDRKSPHYLLNSDNAHKILLQI
- the LOC130647053 gene encoding uncharacterized protein LOC130647053, yielding MDKQQQQPFYGESSHSHLPPMSSTQFTQQSPLYQLQRQMSDSYTQDRHQQHLNYPPYNVLSPVQPFNQMFTNNSQNFNHSNNQMYGPMSVNPNMTRYPGFDNQQELYPNGMTTLQKGLSLNKNNFDNADLSMYSTQNNQSMMGQMPMSNFPQRNIPQENSYLSMLSTSVSPVQLNNETPQALYSKSLMQRLTKSGSSTYDYHADQNFHNGSNRLDEPLVDNKGKRNFLMQQLRKKAEQPKADVVSNQLAPEKAHADLPADPSEPPFLGSAEDLDMMAKNLMDEVDGLTFDSFQEFLGSPLLTLGQGIMHSPMSVESNKTDSSSGSLKDLRNLRSLSLVVSPTSADANVTFSAPVTPSDVIVSPTCDKSEKKSQNKTVKRTVKKKQSLEECQKTINKSSIIPKNKDFSKPLKEIVPQNVSPFENDKDDVFKRDNLNTANFMSLKAIHNPYPDGKPPSFIHRSMSTPGLDMGTKNTRQTRRTIRKSDSDGLLKVARVNPLKINRKMTGHENLTPRSAFSPPSVDGDIQSDKTIDFSSDIKYEADPTQSIKGLYFENKSFYKIRKNLRELASLRSETARSFPPGKFSQKCSKLFLNQLMSMKPDKWVLKSVEPDVKNDKDINLKSFTERKIKILDNISQEYISEYIEPSDAQPFTYLSDDLNKKQQPSEKLMNLLTDKKILSPVQKDSCSIKVL